In the genome of Tannockella kyphosi, one region contains:
- a CDS encoding Stp1/IreP family PP2C-type Ser/Thr phosphatase: MEYFAKSDIGKIRNKNQDQVAVNVNGADQLLAIVCDGMGGHKAGEVASRAMINYMTGCFQGHPGFENGKEIQKWMEETIQNGHTFVKKLASTTEEQEGMGTTIVAAMCCENTIYLAHVGDSRAYYYQEELLLLTKDHTLLNLLLDQGSITPEQAEDFEQKNVLTQAIGATQGIEIAQQVMEVENGYLLLCSDGLFNMVSKEEIKGTIQQNNLIEDIGNILIDKANDYGGRDNISVVLVKLTGGIE, translated from the coding sequence ATGGAGTATTTTGCAAAAAGTGATATTGGAAAAATTCGTAACAAAAATCAAGATCAAGTAGCTGTCAATGTCAATGGGGCTGATCAACTCCTAGCAATTGTTTGTGATGGAATGGGTGGTCATAAAGCAGGAGAGGTAGCATCTCGTGCAATGATTAACTACATGACAGGATGTTTTCAAGGACACCCTGGATTTGAAAATGGCAAAGAAATCCAAAAATGGATGGAAGAGACAATTCAAAATGGTCATACATTTGTTAAGAAATTAGCCAGTACAACAGAAGAACAAGAAGGTATGGGAACAACGATTGTAGCCGCAATGTGTTGTGAGAATACAATCTATTTAGCACATGTTGGAGACAGCAGAGCTTATTATTATCAAGAAGAGTTATTGTTATTAACGAAGGATCATACATTATTAAATTTATTATTAGATCAAGGGAGTATTACACCAGAACAAGCAGAAGATTTTGAACAAAAAAATGTATTAACACAAGCAATTGGAGCAACTCAAGGTATAGAGATTGCACAGCAAGTAATGGAAGTAGAAAATGGATATTTGTTATTATGTTCTGATGGTTTATTTAATATGGTATCCAAAGAAGAAATAAAAGGAACTATTCAACAAAATAATTTAATCGAAGATATTGGAAATATACTTATTGATAAGGCAAATGATTATGGGGGCCGTGATAATATTTCAGTTGTATTAGTTAAACTAACAGGAGGGATAGAGTAA
- the rlmN gene encoding 23S rRNA (adenine(2503)-C(2))-methyltransferase RlmN, with product MKTLYNYTLENMTELFLTMKQKPFRAKQVFTWLYQKEVSSLEQMTDLSKDFRQQLQNDFTIDQLTIAEKQVSKDGTIKYLFELADGHLIESVLMVHDYGRSLCVTSQVGCNMKCDFCASGLLRKQRNLTAGEMVNQVMKVQLDTAERISHVVVMGTGEPFDNYDHVMEFVRIINHPHGLAIGARHITISTCGLVDKIEQYALEGLQTNLAISLHAPNDEIREKLMPINKKYPMDVLRQGIATYIQKTNRRITFEYIMLKDMNDSIVCARQLAHYVKGLNAYVNLIPYNAVDEHGYLPSDDEVVEKFKTELLRFGINVTKRKEHGRDIDGACGQLRAKRNEGM from the coding sequence ATGAAAACATTATATAATTATACATTAGAAAATATGACGGAACTGTTTTTAACAATGAAACAAAAACCATTTCGTGCAAAACAAGTATTTACATGGTTGTATCAAAAAGAAGTAAGTTCTTTAGAACAAATGACAGATTTATCAAAAGATTTCCGTCAACAATTACAAAATGATTTTACTATTGATCAACTTACTATCGCAGAAAAACAAGTATCCAAAGATGGTACCATTAAATACTTATTTGAATTAGCGGATGGGCATTTAATAGAGAGTGTTTTAATGGTTCATGATTATGGTCGTTCTTTGTGTGTGACTAGCCAAGTTGGTTGTAATATGAAATGTGATTTTTGTGCAAGTGGACTATTAAGGAAACAAAGAAACTTAACTGCTGGTGAAATGGTGAATCAGGTAATGAAGGTGCAATTAGATACAGCAGAGCGTATTAGTCATGTTGTTGTCATGGGAACAGGGGAACCTTTTGATAATTATGATCATGTGATGGAGTTTGTACGTATTATCAATCATCCTCATGGATTAGCGATAGGAGCTCGTCATATTACGATTTCTACATGTGGATTAGTAGATAAAATAGAGCAGTATGCTTTAGAAGGGTTACAAACAAATTTAGCTATTTCTTTGCATGCACCAAATGATGAAATAAGAGAGAAATTAATGCCTATAAATAAGAAATATCCAATGGATGTTTTAAGACAAGGGATTGCTACTTATATTCAAAAAACAAATCGTCGTATTACTTTTGAATATATCATGTTAAAAGATATGAATGACAGTATTGTATGTGCTAGACAACTAGCACATTATGTAAAAGGATTAAATGCTTATGTTAATTTAATTCCATATAATGCAGTAGATGAACATGGGTATTTACCAAGTGATGATGAAGTAGTAGAAAAGTTCAAAACTGAGTTATTACGATTTGGTATTAATGTAACAAAACGTAAAGAACATGGTAGAGATATAGATGGAGCATGTGGTCAATTAAGAGCAAAACGAAATGAGGGGATGTAA
- the pknB gene encoding Stk1 family PASTA domain-containing Ser/Thr kinase — translation MKKIYSDRYEIIELIGQGGMADVYLAKDLILNRVIALKTLRTSLAKDPLYVTRFQREANAAASLNHKNIVAIYDVGQDGDDYYIVMEYVPGVTLKELINRRGALHVVEAMDIMKQIASGVAKAHQLGIIHRDLKPQNVLVTESGVAKIADFGIASMQNLAQVTQNDVIMGSLHYLAPELARGEKATAQSDIYGLGIVLYELLRGEVPFHGESPVNIALKHMQEETPSIRDFNPTILQSVENCILKATAKNSKDRYHNAMEFYEDLLTCLDRENEEKIVFAYDPNTDPTIVVQTKRSTTQEIPVTPKEEEKKSFIDKIKALPPIKKFGLLLIPIALVTGIVMFFLFGGESTKVYSMPDVSGMTIEEASALLEDNYGLVIDEEYVDQLSNDYDAGLVISTDPAATKSVKQGETVVFTVSKGAYLVMSSYIGKDSDTAVEELETLGFEVSIVLVDESGTPGTIYSQSIEAGQEVELGEEAIEIELSVIKPEEITVGDYTGMTFEKAESVLIDLGFIVNYEEATSDELIGVVVEQDIASDTVIEINDDTVLEITLTVSIGLEIEVPNVVGLSYEAALVKLESEGFVVKEIDLGATSNSEDVLKIQSQTPDAFSIVTSEGTTVTISYYSSITETESDLDVEDTTEQE, via the coding sequence ATGAAAAAGATATATTCAGATCGTTATGAAATAATTGAATTAATAGGTCAAGGTGGAATGGCAGATGTTTATTTAGCAAAAGATCTTATTTTAAATAGAGTGATTGCTTTAAAAACATTAAGAACTTCGCTTGCAAAGGATCCACTTTATGTTACTCGTTTTCAAAGAGAAGCAAATGCTGCAGCATCTTTAAATCATAAAAATATAGTAGCAATTTATGATGTTGGACAAGATGGGGATGATTATTATATTGTAATGGAATATGTTCCAGGAGTTACTTTAAAAGAGTTAATTAACCGACGTGGAGCTTTGCATGTCGTAGAAGCAATGGATATCATGAAACAAATTGCAAGTGGGGTTGCAAAAGCACACCAATTAGGAATTATTCATCGTGATTTAAAACCACAAAATGTATTAGTAACAGAAAGTGGTGTTGCTAAAATAGCAGACTTTGGTATTGCATCGATGCAAAACTTAGCACAAGTTACACAAAATGATGTCATTATGGGATCATTACATTACTTGGCACCGGAATTAGCTCGTGGAGAAAAAGCAACTGCACAAAGTGATATTTATGGATTAGGAATTGTTTTATACGAATTATTACGTGGGGAAGTTCCTTTTCATGGGGAATCACCTGTTAATATCGCACTAAAACATATGCAAGAAGAGACACCTTCTATCCGTGATTTTAATCCTACTATTTTACAATCAGTAGAAAATTGTATTTTAAAAGCTACTGCTAAAAACAGTAAAGATCGTTATCATAATGCAATGGAGTTTTATGAAGATTTACTTACTTGTTTGGATCGTGAAAATGAAGAGAAAATTGTCTTTGCCTATGATCCAAATACTGATCCAACCATTGTAGTGCAAACAAAACGAAGCACAACACAAGAAATTCCTGTTACACCTAAAGAAGAGGAAAAAAAGTCTTTTATAGATAAAATAAAAGCATTGCCTCCTATTAAGAAATTTGGTCTTTTATTAATACCAATAGCTCTAGTAACTGGAATTGTCATGTTCTTCTTATTTGGTGGAGAATCTACGAAAGTATATTCGATGCCAGATGTTAGTGGAATGACGATAGAAGAAGCTAGTGCTTTATTAGAAGATAATTATGGCTTAGTAATTGATGAAGAGTATGTGGACCAATTATCTAATGATTATGATGCAGGATTAGTTATTTCAACAGATCCAGCAGCAACGAAATCAGTGAAACAAGGAGAAACGGTTGTCTTTACTGTAAGTAAAGGAGCTTATTTAGTAATGAGTTCTTATATTGGAAAAGATAGTGATACGGCAGTCGAAGAATTAGAAACTTTAGGTTTTGAAGTATCAATTGTTTTAGTAGATGAATCTGGGACACCAGGAACTATTTATAGTCAAAGTATTGAAGCAGGTCAAGAAGTAGAATTAGGAGAAGAAGCTATTGAAATAGAGTTATCAGTGATTAAACCTGAAGAAATTACAGTTGGTGATTATACAGGGATGACTTTTGAAAAAGCAGAATCTGTTTTGATTGATTTAGGTTTTATTGTAAATTATGAAGAAGCTACTTCTGATGAGTTAATTGGAGTAGTAGTAGAACAAGATATTGCGAGTGATACTGTCATTGAAATAAATGATGATACTGTTTTAGAAATAACATTAACTGTTTCGATTGGTTTAGAAATAGAAGTACCAAATGTAGTAGGATTATCTTATGAAGCTGCACTAGTGAAATTAGAAAGTGAGGGCTTTGTAGTCAAGGAAATAGATTTGGGTGCAACTAGTAATAGTGAAGATGTATTAAAGATCCAATCACAAACACCAGATGCATTTAGTATTGTTACAAGTGAAGGAACAACAGTTACTATTTCATATTACAGTTCAATAACAGAAACTGAAAGTGATTTAGATGTGGAAGACACAACAGAACAGGAGTAA
- the rsgA gene encoding ribosome small subunit-dependent GTPase A, translating into MPKGQIIKVLAGFYYVKDQNQIIQCRARGRFRNDEIKPLAGDYCEYELRENNDGYLMELLPRTNSLIRPPICNIDQALLVFSRKDPDFSTLLLDKFLLIYEHLQIEPIICISKMDIESDDHIEQYIQEYRQAGYTVIPISSKKKEGIEQIKDVFKDKISVITGQSGVGKSSLINALDVKLNLETNEISKALGRGKHTTRHVELIEMFSGYVADTPGFSSLEIDMELVEAAKAYRDFHKLSEGCKFRGCLHVSEPDCKVKQAVEDGIISKERYDHYLQYIQLIKKNKERQYG; encoded by the coding sequence ATGCCTAAAGGACAAATTATAAAAGTATTAGCTGGATTTTATTATGTAAAAGACCAAAATCAAATCATTCAATGTCGTGCCAGAGGTAGATTTCGTAATGACGAAATCAAACCTCTAGCAGGAGATTATTGTGAATATGAGTTACGTGAAAATAATGATGGATATTTAATGGAATTATTACCAAGAACAAATAGTTTAATAAGACCACCAATATGTAATATTGATCAAGCATTACTTGTTTTTTCACGCAAAGATCCTGATTTTTCAACGTTATTATTAGATAAGTTTTTACTTATTTATGAACATCTACAAATAGAGCCAATTATATGTATTTCTAAAATGGATATAGAGAGTGATGATCATATTGAACAATATATTCAAGAATATCGTCAAGCTGGTTATACTGTAATCCCTATTTCAAGTAAGAAAAAGGAAGGGATAGAACAAATAAAAGATGTTTTTAAGGATAAGATATCGGTTATTACAGGACAAAGTGGAGTTGGTAAATCGAGTCTTATTAATGCTTTGGATGTGAAATTAAATTTAGAAACAAATGAAATATCAAAAGCATTAGGAAGAGGAAAACATACTACGAGACATGTGGAATTAATTGAGATGTTTAGTGGTTATGTAGCTGATACGCCAGGTTTTTCTTCTTTAGAAATAGATATGGAATTAGTAGAAGCAGCAAAAGCTTATCGTGATTTTCATAAACTAAGTGAAGGTTGTAAATTCCGTGGTTGTTTACATGTTAGTGAACCTGATTGTAAAGTTAAACAGGCGGTAGAAGATGGGATTATATCAAAGGAAAGATATGATCATTATTTACAATATATACAATTAATTAAAAAAAATAAGGAGAGACAATATGGTTAA